The genomic stretch GTAGCGAATTTTTACAATGTAAGAAATAGCTAACTTTGAAGATCCGGAACTTATCGGACGCCGAAGTCCGGGCCGGCTTCGAAGCGTCCATTCGGTCGCGCCGAAGATGCGGGAAGCGGCTGGGAGACAGGCATTCTGGTTACCAGAGGGTTACCCCGTCCTTAGGCAAATTTTAAAAGTACCGCGCTAGCTTGACGGCATAGGTTGTGAGTTTGTGTAGAGAGTACGATGACCGAATTAGCCCGCGTTCGCGCAAAATACGTCATAGGCCCGGACGGCAGTCCGCTGACCGTGGCAGACCTGCCGCCCTCAAACACGAGACGCTGGGTCATCCGGCGGAAGGCCGAAGTTGTGGCGGCTGTGCGCGGCGGGCTTTTAAGTCTCGAGGAAGCGTGTGAGCGCTACTGCCTGACCGTCGAGGAATTCCTCTCCTGGCAGGCCTCGATCGACGATCACGGCCTTGCCGGCCTCAGGACCACCAGAATTCAGCAATACCGCAACTGACGCGGCGCGACCCCTCGACCAAGGGTTCGGCCATCTCGAGACAGCGCTTTCGTCCGCAAGGACGGCAGCGCTTTTTTTTGTCGCCCGTCAACCAAAAAAGCCGCACCCGGCGGATGCGGCTTTCGCGCGTTCTTTTCGGCGCCAACGGTTCAGGCGCGTTTGCGGTTCGGTCCTTCCCGCAGCTCCAGCGCAGCGGCGCGCTCGTAATCGACTTCCATCTGGGCCAGTTCGGCTTCTGCGACCGCCTGCTGCTGGCGCAGGTCTGCCACCGAGACGGCCAGATTGTCTGCCCGCTGGCGGGCGGATTTGGCGAATGTAGAATAGGCGAAATGGGCGGGATCGGAAATCCCCGAGCGCTTTTCTTCCGCCGCGATCTGCTGCATGAGCTCGTCCGACATGCGCGCGAACTCATCCATCATCAGTTGCAGTTGCTGTAACTGCCGCTTCTTTTCCTTCACCTGAAACGCCTTGAGACGCAACAGACTGTTTCGTGCCTTCATACGCAAAACTCCCCGGCTGACGAACGCATTGCCGAAAGGCGCCCCCCTTCATGATTTCTGATTCGTTCTCCAGAACTTGGAAAGTGATTAACGAATTCGAAACCCCGGTAACCTTTCATTTACAGTCATCAATGATCATAGGGCGCATCACTTAAGGGTCGGTAAACCGAAAGCGGCAAAAAACCTAAAACTTGCGAGTCGAATGAATCACTTAGCCAGTTTGGTTAATCTTTTTTGTCGGGCCCGATGATCTAGAAAACATAATGATTTCAATGATATTGAAATGTTCATTAATGAATTATGTTCGTATTGCCAAAATGAATCAGAATTTGTTAACCATTCAATGGCAGCTTCTAAATCAGGTCATCACTGAGTCCGTATCGCGTCGGGGCGACATCAGACCTTTCATTTGCGGCGGTTCAAGGGGAAAGACATGCGGGTTCTTTTAATCGAAGACGACAGCGCCACGGCTCAGAGCATCGAGCTGATGCTGAAGAGCGAGAATTTCAACGTTTACACGACGGATCTCGGGGAAGAAGGCGTCGATCTCGGCAAGATCTACGACTACGACATCATCCTTCTCGATCTCAACCTCCCCGATATGTCGGGCTATGAAGTGCTGAAGGCGCTTCGGGTTTCGAAGATCGCCACGCCGATCCTCATCCTCTCGGGCATGTCCGGCACCGACGACAAGGTGCGCGGCTTCGGTTCCGGCGCCGACGACTACCTGACCAAGCCGTTCCACAAGGAAGAGCTGGTCGCGCGCATCCACGCCATCGTCCGCCGCTCCAAGGGCCACGCCCAGTCGATCATCACCACCGGCGATCTGTCCGTCAACGTCGATGCCAAGACCGTCGAGGTCGACGGCCAGCGCGTCCATCTGACCGGCAAGGAGTACCAGATGCTCGAGCTTCTTTCGCTCCGGAAAGGCACGACGCTGACCAAGGAAATGTTCCTCAACCATCTCTATGGCGGCATGGACGAGCCGGAACTGAAGATCATCGACGTCTTTATCTGCAAGCTCAGGAAGAAGCTTGCAAACGCCGCCGGCGGCACCAATTTCATCGAGACCGTCTGGGGGCGCGGCTATGTTCTGCGCGAGCCCGACCAGCAGGAAATGCAGAAGCGGGCCTGACCCCTTGATCCTCTCCCCTTCTCTAAAAACGCGGCGCCCGGCGCCGCTTTTTTTTGCGCCTGGAGCGCTGTGCGTCCACTCGGGCGCGCAAAGGATTGTCTAACGTGTTGAACACACGCACCGCGCTTTCCGAAAATCGATTCCGATTCTCTGGCTGGTGCCCTGGCTGAGACCTATTCGCCAGTTGCCTCTGTCACATCGTCACGCCTTTCGGCCGGCGGCGCGCAGAGCAGCCTGAGATCGGCCTTCAGCCTTTCGATCTTGTAGCGGGCCGCGCGGACGTCGGCACGGGCCTTCTCCACATCGTTTGCCGCCGCGCAACGCTCCGTCGGATCGGCGCTCTCCAGCAACGTCCGTGACCGCGCCAGAACGGAGCTTGCCGCGGCCAGTTCGCTTTCGGCGCCCGCGATCCCGAGTTTCAGCGAATCGAAATCGCTCATGAAGGCGCGTCGGTTGTCGCGCGCCGTCAGGATTGTGTCGAGCAGCGTCAGCCGCGCCTGCTGGGTCAAGCGCAGCGCATCGCCCTCGTCGATGATCGGCAGGACATAGGAGATCAGGAACTGAAGGTTGAAGCCGCCCGTCTGGGTCATGAAACTCGGGATGGACGTCGTCAGCCTTGTAAAACGAGACTGGCGCGCGATCGCGAGCTGGGCGGCGGCGGCCTCGACCAGAAGGTCCTCCAGCCGCTTCTTGCCGGAGCGGGCGAAACAGGCATCGGCATCCTCGCTTGTGACCGACGGATAGTCTTCAAGGGCATCCGTCAGAGAGCGGCCGGGAGCAACCGCGTAACCGCCCTCGGCAAGGCCGGAGAGGCCGAGCAGTTCGTCCCGCTTGGAAGCGAGCGAGCGGGAGACCGCCATTGCCTCCCGGCGGGCGGCATCGATCTCGTCCTTCAGCGTCTCAAGCTCCAGGGCGCTCGCATTTCCGAGCGCGACCTCGACCTCCTTGTCATCAACGCGGCATTGCAGGCCCTTCCGCTTGAGCGAGACGCTTTCGCGCTGGAACTCGAGCGCGGTATAGTCGTTGTAGGTGTCGATCAGTTCGCGCGTGGCATTGCGCTGGGCCACTTGGTACTGGACCGGAATGAGGCGGCCGGCGACCTTCACCGTCTTGCGGTCGAGCCTCAGAAGGGCGCGCGAGATATCCCAGTTCACCCCGAGCACGATGTTGGAAACGCTTTCCGGCGCCTCGAAATCGCCGGTAAAGGTCGAAATCTGCCGCGCCTCGGCGCTGACGCGCGGATAGCGGGCGGATTTCACCTTGTTGAGATCGAGCACGGCACGGGCGCGGGCGATGCGCGCGCGCATGAAATCCTTGCCCCTGGCATTCGCATGCGCGAGAAGGTCCGCAGGGCCGAGCGCCGCGCCGTCCTCGGGCGGATCCGGCGGCGGAGCCTCGAGTTCAGCCGCCATCACGTCGATACGCTGGGCGGTTTCCTTCAACTGGCTCGAGGCGCAGCCCGAAAGAGCGGCGGCTCCGAGAAGGGCGACGCCGGCGAACATGGCGCGGCGGGAGACCGGCCCTGCCCGGGCCTGCGGCCTCGAAAGGGATGCTCTCTGCTTAGTCAAGAACGAAATCACCCGGGTTGAGGCCCGACAGGACGCGGATATAGTCATCGGAGATATCGCCGAGTTCGACCCTGATCAGTTTCTGCTCCTCGCCCTCGTCCTTGCGCACGAAGGTCTGGTCGTTCTTGATCACCACCGCGGAGACCGGCACGGCGGGCTCGGGCCTGACGCTCGGCTTGGCAAAGCGGCAGGTTGCCTGCCGGTTCAGGAGCGCGGGCCCCTCCGGGTCACGGAAAGCGACCTCCACCTCGGTCGAAAGCGCGCCGCGGTCGCGCTCCGCCGGATTTTCCAGCGCGCGAACGGCGGAGATCCCGGCAGATCGCGGTTTGCCGTCATCCGCCGGCGTGACCGTGATCTCGGCGTTGCGCACCAGGCGCATCTCGGCATTGCTGAACTGCAGTCGGGCTCCGAGTTGCCCGGGATCGACGAGAAGGGCGAGCCGGTCGCCCTCATCCACCGTCAGCTTGCCGTCGACGGCCGTGGTGGTCTCAACATCGACCAGCCGGCCGCCGGCCGTTGCCCTGACGACGGCATTGTCGAGCTTTTCCTCCGCCTCTGCGAGCGCGTTCTCGCGCTTGCGGACATCGTGGGTCAGGCGGATAACCTCAAGGTTTGCTTCCTGACGTTCCAGCGCGTTCACGCGCCGCTCGCGCTCAAGGGCGGCATCCGCTTCGTCCAGCTTGCGCCGGGCTTCCTGATAGCGCCCCAGCGCCAAGCGACCCTGCCCGTAAAGTCGTTTCATCTCTGCATACTGGTCGGCAAGATAGTCCCGCGTCGCCGCCTTTTCCGCCTCGTCGAGGCTGTGGATGGCGCGGGTGTTCTCCCGGTAGGATCCGGCACGATAGTCAAGCCGCGCCCTGATGTAGTCAAGGTCGAGGCGGATTTCCTCGGCACGCCGCTCCAGCGCCTCGGTGTCGTAACGCGCGATGACGTCGCCCGGTGCCACCTCGCGGCCATCGGCGACGTCGAGTGTCAGACGTCCGGAGACGGGCGCGACCACCGCGACCGGCCGTCCAAAACCGATCTTGCAGCTGCGAAGGATCTCCTCGGGGAAGAGCCGCATCTCGACAGGCACGCGTCGCGCCTTTCGGGACGGATCGGCAACGGCGATCTGGTAGGTCTGGTCCGCCAGGGCAAAGCCCGGCAAAACGGCAACAAGCGCGCCCGCTGCGAAGACCAGCGCGGATTTGACGAAGGACACGGCAGGCTCCCTCGGAAACTGACGGAACGTCGGTGATCTCGATTCTCTCTCGAAACGCCGGACCAACAATTTTGTTTCAGCGCTTCACTACGCATGAAAAATGAAGGCAAAGCGTGACGAAAATGGGATCACTGCCTGCTGCAGCGCAAAATTATGGCGCAGGCGAAGCGCTCAGACCGCCGGCTTCGCCTCGAACACCACCTCGCCCTCATTGACGACGAACTCGACCGACATGCCGGATTCCTCGGCCAGAAGCGCGGTGTAATAGGGCTGGACATTGTGCGAGGTGATCGGATCCTCCATCACCCCGCCATAGATGCGGGCGAAGTCGGTCGGCATCTGCACATAGGGCCCGCGAGCGCGGATGATGAAGGCGAAGATGTCGCCGGCCGAATCAAGCCCGACATCGATTGTACCGCCACGCGGAATGGTCGACTGGGCGACGAGAAACAGGTTGAGGAGCAGCTTCACCCGGTCCTTCGGCGCATTGAGGCGCGGTCCGGTCCAGTTGAGCGTCACCCGCTTTCCGAGCCCGATCAGTTCGCGCGCCGCCGCCTCGGCCTCGCCGGTATCGAGCGGGGATTGCAGCGTGCCCGATGCGCCGAAGGCGATCCGGGCGAACTTCAGGTGCACGGTAGCGCTCAGCGTGCTCTGGCGGATAAGGTGCAGCGCCTCCTCGTCCATACCGCCCTCGTCCAGAAGTTCCAGCCCGTTTCCGGCGGCCCCGATGGGATTGACCACATCATGGCAGATACGGCTTGCCAGGAGCGCGGCGAGGTCGGCGCCGCTCAGCTTCAGATTTGGATTTTTCATCGGTTCAGACTTCCTTCCGATTGGACCGGGCGCCGGGCCATTGACCCTGCAAAGCCGCATTCAGGGAAAATCGCCACATTTGGTAAATCCATTGTTAAGAGGTCGTGCTCACAATGGCGGCGGGCTCCACGCTTGCCACATTCACAGAAAAAGGCAATGGCAGAGGGCCCCGGTCATGCCAGAAAGCAACAGGAATGGAACCGCCATGCTCGCTCGAACGCTTCTGAGGCCCGCCTCGGCCCTCCTTTTCGCCCTGCTCCTGCTGACGGCGTTTGGCACGCTTGAGACGCATGCCCAGACTCAGCCGCAGCAACCGCCGGCTGCCGTCCAGCCGCAGCAAAACGGCGGCTTTACCGCCGACGAGGTGATCGACGCCGGCAACAACTTCTTCGGCTCCGCCAGTTCCGGCCTCGCGACGGCCCTTCAGAATGCCTTTTCCAAATACGGCCTGCCGAACGGCTATATTCTCGGCTCGGAAGGCTCGGGCGCCTTCATCGCCGGGCTGACCTATGGCGAAGGCCAGCTCAACACCAAGAATGCCGGCATGCACAAGGTTTTCTGGCAAGGCCCCTCGCTCGGCATCGACTATGGCGGCGACGGCTCGCGGGTGATGATGCTCGTCTATAACCTGCCCTCGATCCCCGACCTTTACAGGCGCTATGGCGGCGTTTCGGGCTCTGCCTATGTGATTGCCGGTTTTTCCATGCAGGTTTATACCAACCGCAACATCGTTCTCGTGCCCGTGCGCTCCGGCGTCGGCGCCCGCCTCGGTGTCAATGTCGGTTATCTGAAACTGACCCAGAAGCCCACCTGGAACCCCTTCTGAGCGGAGAAGCGGCTTGGCGGTTGAGCCTGAAACACGAAAGCGCGAGATCGAGGCGCGCTATGCCGCGCTTTGCGCGCGGGTGGAAGCGGCCGCCGGCGCGCCCGGCGAAGACGCGGCGCTCAGGGAGGCCTTCGCCGAACTCGCGGCGATGATGATCGCCTACGCGCACGATACCGGCGCGGAAAAGGCGATCCTGGCAGCCCTTTCACGCGACGGGGAGCGCAGCGGCAGCGACCGGCTGAGCCTTGCCGCCCGGGCCTTGGAAATGATTGAAAAGAACGACTGACGCCGATCAGCCGATGCGGCCGGTCGAAAGCGCGAGCTGATAGAGCGCGATACCGGCGGCCGTCGCGACATTGAGGCTGTCGAGCCCCGGCGACTGAGGGATACGCACCGGCCGGAAGGCCTCGAGAATCCTTGCAGGCAACCCCTCCCCCTCCGTGCCCAGCACCAGCGCCGTGCGGCTTGCAGGCGGCAGTGCATTGAGCGCCGTCCGCCCGGAAGGCGAAAGGGTGACCACCTGAAACCCCGCCCCATCCAGCGCCGTCAGGAGGTCTTCGGCGCTACCGCCCCGGCTCCACGGCATCTTCAGAACCGAACCGACCGAGACCCTGAGCGCCTTTCGGTAGAGCGGATCGCAGGAGGTCGCATCGAGCACCACGGCATCGGCGCCGAAGGCGGTGGCGTTGCGGAAGAGCGCGCCGGCATTGTCATGGTTGGAAAGGCCGATGGCGACGGCGACGAGCGCCGTTTCGCCAAGGTTCGCGATGACCTCTGCGGCCGTCGGCGGTTCCCGCACGCGGCCAAGCGCCAGCACGCCGCGATGCATGTCGAAACCGGCGATCGCATTCATCACCCCGGCACTGCAGACATAGACCGGAACATCCTCGGGAAAGGCCGAAAGCACATCGGCGATGCCTGCGAACCGGTTTTCCAGCACCAGAATGCGATCGGCAACGAAACGCCCCCGCCCATGCGCTTCGGCCAGCACCCGCAGCACCACCGTGCCCTCGGCGATGAACAACCCGCGACGGCCAACCAGATCCTTCTCCCTTATGGCGCGGAAGGGCGCGATGCGCGGGTCTTCGGCATCCCGGATCGTGATCGGACTTGCCGCCATCAGTCGAAGCGGATCTCGACATCGGCGGCCATGCGGCCGGAATTGAGATCGAAAAGATAGAAGGTCTGCTCGCCGTTTTGCTTCTGGCCATAAATCAGCGCCTGGCCGTTGCCATAGCTGATATCGGCGATCGTAAAGCCGCGCGGCAGCGTTGCCGTCAGCGCCCGCGGCGCATCCGCCGGAACGACCGCGCCGGACGATGTCGCGGCGGTCTCTTCGCCCGGGGCTTCTGCGAAGACCTTGTAGAGAACAGCGCCGAAAACGGCCATCAGCGAGACGATCATGATCAGCGCGGAAATGATCTGCAGCCGCAGCATGCGCCGCCGCACCAGTTCGACGGCCGGATCAAGCGGCTGTTCTTCTTCCTGGTCTTCGTTACGATGTTGCGACATTGTCCATTGCTCCGCGGGATTGTTTGGCATAAAAGCGCCAGTCTCGCACCTGTGCTTTCAAAAAACACCCAGATGACAGACGACCCCTTTAAACAAACCGAGGCCAATAGAAAAGTGCTTCTCGTTCCCGATGGCACGAAAGAACGCCTCGACGCCTTCGTGGCGCGGCAGATGGGCGACGGCGTGTCGCGCACGCGCGTCAAGGCGCTGATCGGCAAGGGGGCCGTCACGATCGACGGGACGCCGGCGACCGAACCGAGCCGCAAGGTGACGCCCGGCACGACAATCACCGTCATCGTGCCGGAGGCGGAAGAGGCCGAGCCGGAAGGCGAGGACATTCCGCTCGATATCCTCTTCGAGGACGATGACATCATCGTCATCAACAAGCAGGCCGGCCTCGTCGTCCACCCCGGCGCCGGCAACTGGACCGGAACGCTGGTCAACGCGCTGATCTTTCATTGCGGCGAAACGCTCTCCGGCATCGGCGGCGTCAGACGGCCGGGCATCGTCCACCGGCTCGACAAGGATACGACCGGCGTGATGATCGTGGCGAAGAACGATGCCGCCCACCAGGCGCTCGCCGCGCAATTTGCCGACCACGGCCGCACCGGTCCGCTCCAGCGCGCCTACAAGGCGCTGATCTGGGGGCGACCCCGCAACCTGCACGGCACGATCGACGCGCCGCTCGGGCGCGCCTCCGACCGCATTCGCCGCGCCGTCAAGTCGAGGGACAGCGCCGATGCCGATTTCGCCATTACCCACTACAATGTCGAACAGCGCTTCGGCGAAAAGCCCGACGGGACGGCGCTCGCCAGCCTCGTCGAATGCCGGCTGGAGACCGGGCGCACCCACCAGATCCGTGTCCACATGGCCCATATCGGCCACCCGCTGATCGGCGACAATCTTTATGGCTCCGGCTTCAAGACCAAGGCCAACCTTCTCGACGAACCGGCGCGGACGCACGTGCGCAACTTTCCACGCCAGGCGCTCCATGCCGCCCTGCTGATCATCGAGCACCCGAGAACCGGCGCGGAAATGCGGTTCGAGGCCCCCCTTCCCGCCGACATGACGGCGCTTTGCGACGCATTCGGCTGAACGTGGCCGGAAACATTCCAGTGAATGGAGTGTTTACCATCCGAATACCTTGAAACACGGGATTGCCATAATTAAATCCCGGTTTCCCTTCATGACATCATTGTCCGGTTTGCGGGGTGAGAGTCCCGCCGGAACAGCATGTCTCTCCAGGGAAGGGTCAGTTACCTAAGGGGGTAGAGCAGTGGCCAATACATTACCCAGCATTCGCGCCGGAGAAAACGGTCTCAACCGGTATCTTGAGGAAATCCGCAAGTTTCCGATGCTGGAGCCGCAGGAAGAATACATGCTCGCCAAGCGCTATCAGGAGCATGACGACCGCAATGCCGCCCACAAGCTGGTGACGAGCCATCTTCGACTCGTCGCCAAGATCGCCATGGGCTATCGCGGCTATGGCCTGCCGATCGGCGAAGTTGTCTCGGAAGGCAATGTCGGGCTGATGCAGGCGGTGAAGAAATTCGATCCGGAGCGCGGATTCCGGCTTGCCACCTATGCCATGTGGTGGATCAAGGCCTCGATCCAGGAATATATCCTGCGTTCGTGGTCGCTCGTCAAAATGGGCACGACCGCCAACCAGAAACGCCTGTTCTTCAACCTGCGCCGGCTGAAGGGCAAGATCCAGGCGATCGAGGACGGCGATCTCAATCCCGACCAGGTGAGCGAAATCGCCACCAAGCTGAATGTCAGCGAGGAAGAGGTCGTGTCGATGAACCGCCGGCTTTCCGGCGATGCCTCGCTCAACGCGCCGATCCGCGCGACGGAAGGCGAGAGCGGACAGTGGCAGGACTGGCTTGTCGACGAAAATGACAGCCAGGAAGACATCCTGATGAACCAGGATGAGCTGGAGAACCGTCGCGAC from Martelella sp. AD-3 encodes the following:
- a CDS encoding DUF1153 domain-containing protein produces the protein MTELARVRAKYVIGPDGSPLTVADLPPSNTRRWVIRRKAEVVAAVRGGLLSLEEACERYCLTVEEFLSWQASIDDHGLAGLRTTRIQQYRN
- the ctrA gene encoding response regulator transcription factor CtrA produces the protein MRVLLIEDDSATAQSIELMLKSENFNVYTTDLGEEGVDLGKIYDYDIILLDLNLPDMSGYEVLKALRVSKIATPILILSGMSGTDDKVRGFGSGADDYLTKPFHKEELVARIHAIVRRSKGHAQSIITTGDLSVNVDAKTVEVDGQRVHLTGKEYQMLELLSLRKGTTLTKEMFLNHLYGGMDEPELKIIDVFICKLRKKLANAAGGTNFIETVWGRGYVLREPDQQEMQKRA
- a CDS encoding TolC family protein → MTKQRASLSRPQARAGPVSRRAMFAGVALLGAAALSGCASSQLKETAQRIDVMAAELEAPPPDPPEDGAALGPADLLAHANARGKDFMRARIARARAVLDLNKVKSARYPRVSAEARQISTFTGDFEAPESVSNIVLGVNWDISRALLRLDRKTVKVAGRLIPVQYQVAQRNATRELIDTYNDYTALEFQRESVSLKRKGLQCRVDDKEVEVALGNASALELETLKDEIDAARREAMAVSRSLASKRDELLGLSGLAEGGYAVAPGRSLTDALEDYPSVTSEDADACFARSGKKRLEDLLVEAAAAQLAIARQSRFTRLTTSIPSFMTQTGGFNLQFLISYVLPIIDEGDALRLTQQARLTLLDTILTARDNRRAFMSDFDSLKLGIAGAESELAAASSVLARSRTLLESADPTERCAAANDVEKARADVRAARYKIERLKADLRLLCAPPAERRDDVTEATGE
- a CDS encoding efflux RND transporter periplasmic adaptor subunit, with the translated sequence MSFVKSALVFAAGALVAVLPGFALADQTYQIAVADPSRKARRVPVEMRLFPEEILRSCKIGFGRPVAVVAPVSGRLTLDVADGREVAPGDVIARYDTEALERRAEEIRLDLDYIRARLDYRAGSYRENTRAIHSLDEAEKAATRDYLADQYAEMKRLYGQGRLALGRYQEARRKLDEADAALERERRVNALERQEANLEVIRLTHDVRKRENALAEAEEKLDNAVVRATAGGRLVDVETTTAVDGKLTVDEGDRLALLVDPGQLGARLQFSNAEMRLVRNAEITVTPADDGKPRSAGISAVRALENPAERDRGALSTEVEVAFRDPEGPALLNRQATCRFAKPSVRPEPAVPVSAVVIKNDQTFVRKDEGEEQKLIRVELGDISDDYIRVLSGLNPGDFVLD
- the chpT gene encoding histidine phosphotransferase ChpT yields the protein MKNPNLKLSGADLAALLASRICHDVVNPIGAAGNGLELLDEGGMDEEALHLIRQSTLSATVHLKFARIAFGASGTLQSPLDTGEAEAAARELIGLGKRVTLNWTGPRLNAPKDRVKLLLNLFLVAQSTIPRGGTIDVGLDSAGDIFAFIIRARGPYVQMPTDFARIYGGVMEDPITSHNVQPYYTALLAEESGMSVEFVVNEGEVVFEAKPAV
- a CDS encoding DUF1134 domain-containing protein, whose translation is MLARTLLRPASALLFALLLLTAFGTLETHAQTQPQQPPAAVQPQQNGGFTADEVIDAGNNFFGSASSGLATALQNAFSKYGLPNGYILGSEGSGAFIAGLTYGEGQLNTKNAGMHKVFWQGPSLGIDYGGDGSRVMMLVYNLPSIPDLYRRYGGVSGSAYVIAGFSMQVYTNRNIVLVPVRSGVGARLGVNVGYLKLTQKPTWNPF
- a CDS encoding RNA methyltransferase, which translates into the protein MAASPITIRDAEDPRIAPFRAIREKDLVGRRGLFIAEGTVVLRVLAEAHGRGRFVADRILVLENRFAGIADVLSAFPEDVPVYVCSAGVMNAIAGFDMHRGVLALGRVREPPTAAEVIANLGETALVAVAIGLSNHDNAGALFRNATAFGADAVVLDATSCDPLYRKALRVSVGSVLKMPWSRGGSAEDLLTALDGAGFQVVTLSPSGRTALNALPPASRTALVLGTEGEGLPARILEAFRPVRIPQSPGLDSLNVATAAGIALYQLALSTGRIG
- a CDS encoding RluA family pseudouridine synthase; this translates as MTDDPFKQTEANRKVLLVPDGTKERLDAFVARQMGDGVSRTRVKALIGKGAVTIDGTPATEPSRKVTPGTTITVIVPEAEEAEPEGEDIPLDILFEDDDIIVINKQAGLVVHPGAGNWTGTLVNALIFHCGETLSGIGGVRRPGIVHRLDKDTTGVMIVAKNDAAHQALAAQFADHGRTGPLQRAYKALIWGRPRNLHGTIDAPLGRASDRIRRAVKSRDSADADFAITHYNVEQRFGEKPDGTALASLVECRLETGRTHQIRVHMAHIGHPLIGDNLYGSGFKTKANLLDEPARTHVRNFPRQALHAALLIIEHPRTGAEMRFEAPLPADMTALCDAFG
- the rpoH gene encoding RNA polymerase sigma factor RpoH is translated as MANTLPSIRAGENGLNRYLEEIRKFPMLEPQEEYMLAKRYQEHDDRNAAHKLVTSHLRLVAKIAMGYRGYGLPIGEVVSEGNVGLMQAVKKFDPERGFRLATYAMWWIKASIQEYILRSWSLVKMGTTANQKRLFFNLRRLKGKIQAIEDGDLNPDQVSEIATKLNVSEEEVVSMNRRLSGDASLNAPIRATEGESGQWQDWLVDENDSQEDILMNQDELENRRDMLASAMNVLNDREKRIFVARRLSEDPETLESLSGEFNISRERVRQIEVRAFEKVQDAVQKQVAASARAVRAVRDGNDASE